GAAATCTTCTACTACCCATTCTGCCGGTTCCTCTCTCTGCCACCCATTTGGATCAAGTTTTTGATAAAAATACCCTTTCCTATGTAGTAACGATAAAGCTACCATGGGCACCTTGAGGTCAGCAGCGGAGCGTATTGTATCACCCGCCA
This genomic stretch from Thermodesulfobacteriota bacterium harbors:
- a CDS encoding glycogen/starch/alpha-glucan phosphorylase — translated: MTEHSKRKIAYFSMEIAVDPSMPTYSGGLGMLAGDTIRSAADLKVPMVALSLLHRKGYFYQKLDPNGWQREEPAEWVVEDF